In Acaryochloris marina S15, a single genomic region encodes these proteins:
- a CDS encoding Gfo/Idh/MocA family protein, translated as MPVEHSSPSAIGVAVVGTGFGQKVHIPAFRDFPGTQLLAVYNRDADKASAISSTNNIPFASNNLSEIVGRPDIQGVSISTPPFQHYEMAEMVLNAGKHLFLEKPTTLNAGEARKLYHLMQKQGLQATLNFEFRFVPAWMQLKTLLTQNYVGQTRLIKIDWLVPGRADPTRPWSWHASKKLGGGSLGALASHTFDYVAWLFGPVKRLCARLITTIPTRPDPDRGTAKTVDADDTCVLMLELQDGSTCQINISATTYAGRGHWVEVYGDRGTLVLGSNNPKDYVHGFELKGSQSGAELQDIPISDWLQFQQTYPDGRIAPTMRVVEHWVQMIQQGQAAAPSLKEGVYSQLLMDLAHQSHQQAAWVDVPDIDSFLTEQ; from the coding sequence ATGCCAGTTGAACACTCTTCTCCATCTGCAATCGGTGTCGCCGTTGTCGGCACTGGATTTGGTCAAAAAGTTCATATTCCCGCTTTTCGAGATTTTCCTGGAACCCAACTCTTGGCGGTCTACAACCGAGATGCGGATAAAGCATCTGCGATCTCATCCACAAACAACATCCCCTTCGCCTCCAATAACCTATCTGAGATCGTGGGCAGGCCCGATATCCAGGGCGTTAGCATCTCAACACCACCGTTTCAGCACTATGAGATGGCCGAAATGGTTCTCAATGCAGGGAAACATTTATTCCTGGAAAAACCGACAACCCTGAATGCAGGGGAAGCTCGAAAACTTTATCACCTGATGCAAAAGCAAGGCTTGCAGGCAACCCTCAACTTTGAGTTCCGATTTGTGCCAGCCTGGATGCAGCTCAAAACCTTACTCACCCAAAACTATGTCGGTCAAACACGACTGATCAAAATTGACTGGCTGGTCCCTGGACGAGCCGATCCAACTCGCCCCTGGAGTTGGCATGCTAGCAAAAAACTAGGGGGTGGCTCCCTGGGCGCATTAGCCTCTCACACCTTCGACTATGTTGCCTGGCTTTTTGGTCCAGTGAAGCGGCTCTGCGCCCGACTGATCACCACAATTCCGACCCGTCCCGATCCTGATAGGGGCACGGCCAAAACCGTGGATGCCGATGACACCTGTGTGTTGATGCTAGAGCTACAAGATGGCAGTACTTGCCAAATTAATATCAGTGCCACGACCTATGCAGGTCGTGGGCATTGGGTAGAAGTTTATGGAGATCGAGGCACCCTAGTGCTGGGCAGCAATAATCCCAAGGACTATGTCCATGGCTTTGAATTAAAAGGAAGTCAGTCTGGTGCTGAGTTACAAGACATCCCCATCTCTGATTGGCTGCAATTTCAGCAAACCTATCCTGATGGCCGAATTGCCCCAACCATGAGAGTAGTTGAGCATTGGGTACAAATGATTCAACAAGGACAAGCAGCAGCCCCCTCTCTCAAAGAAGGGGTTTATTCACAACTACTGATGGACTTGGCTCACCAATCTCACCAGCAAGCAGCTTGGGTGGATGTTCCTGACATAGATAGCTTCTTAACAGAACAATAG
- a CDS encoding DUF1816 domain-containing protein, with the protein MTTKDNTTDLSSRFAEFYNRLGLAWWVEIKTSLPVCIYFFGPFISQKDAEEALPGYIEDLEAEQAQTIVTDVKRCKPTQLTVCDELDVEPVVTVQVNP; encoded by the coding sequence ATGACGACAAAAGATAACACCACAGATTTGTCGAGCCGCTTTGCCGAATTCTATAATCGCTTAGGATTAGCCTGGTGGGTTGAAATCAAGACATCTTTGCCAGTCTGCATCTATTTTTTTGGCCCTTTCATTAGTCAAAAAGACGCAGAAGAGGCTCTGCCTGGTTATATTGAGGACCTAGAGGCTGAGCAGGCTCAAACGATTGTGACGGACGTGAAACGTTGTAAACCGACCCAATTGACGGTTTGTGATGAACTGGATGTGGAACCTGTAGTAACCGTTCAAGTCAATCCCTAG
- a CDS encoding Mini-ribonuclease 3 → MLYCLPFSFLQPASLSLAEVRSVSPAALAYIGDAVFELFMRRYCLLPPSRLRDYHQKVVSYVRAETQAEIVRDLYPLLSDNEQAILKQGRNAAAGGPKRINLETYQYATGFEALIGYLYLTDTTRLEELLAQIKFDLSSPDPA, encoded by the coding sequence ATGCTATATTGTCTCCCCTTTTCATTTCTACAGCCAGCTTCCCTTTCTCTTGCAGAAGTGAGGTCGGTTTCGCCAGCAGCTCTTGCCTATATCGGAGATGCTGTGTTTGAGCTATTTATGAGACGTTACTGTCTTCTGCCTCCCTCTCGGTTGCGAGACTATCACCAGAAGGTGGTGTCTTATGTTCGTGCTGAGACACAAGCTGAAATTGTCCGAGACCTGTATCCACTGCTTTCTGATAACGAGCAAGCGATCCTCAAGCAAGGTCGAAATGCAGCAGCAGGGGGTCCTAAAAGAATTAACTTAGAGACTTATCAATATGCGACGGGTTTTGAAGCCTTGATTGGTTATCTCTATCTCACGGATACCACCCGATTGGAAGAGCTGTTAGCTCAAATTAAGTTTGATCTCTCATCGCCTGATCCTGCTTAA
- a CDS encoding DUF2808 domain-containing protein has product MPPFTSNQAVAWGANLATTVLLGSLVQASAQAIELADGTTYFANVPRLENARTTYNSARVFGATYYFTLHVPDDAGEPLQRVMFNQQQGVDPISFNLKRTQAYMNQQKKQLLPIAEASTDEKGSISIFFDPPISPGETITIGLRPYRNPRSSGVYLFGVTAFPQGEQAHGQFLGYGRLHFYDHFRWPSYWGH; this is encoded by the coding sequence ATGCCACCGTTCACTTCTAATCAGGCCGTTGCCTGGGGGGCCAATTTAGCTACGACTGTATTGTTGGGGAGCCTTGTTCAGGCTTCAGCTCAAGCCATTGAACTCGCCGATGGAACAACGTATTTTGCCAATGTTCCTCGCCTAGAAAATGCTCGGACAACCTACAACAGTGCTCGTGTCTTTGGGGCAACGTATTACTTTACCTTGCATGTTCCAGACGATGCCGGCGAACCGCTTCAGCGCGTGATGTTTAACCAGCAACAAGGGGTAGATCCGATATCCTTTAATCTCAAACGCACGCAAGCCTATATGAATCAGCAGAAGAAACAACTTCTGCCCATCGCTGAAGCTTCCACAGATGAGAAGGGCTCAATTTCAATATTTTTCGACCCACCTATCTCTCCAGGAGAGACCATCACCATTGGTTTGCGTCCCTATCGGAATCCCCGCTCAAGTGGTGTTTATCTGTTTGGGGTCACAGCATTTCCTCAAGGAGAACAAGCTCATGGCCAATTCTTAGGCTATGGTCGCCTACATTTCTATGATCACTTCCGGTGGCCCTCCTATTGGGGGCATTAA
- a CDS encoding carbohydrate ABC transporter permease codes for MSLRKLSWSTAAPYLFLAPALCILSLSVFWPALQAFYLSFTQFETLGQTPEWIGLGNFEQLWTDDVFWQSLKNSLIYLMGVVPILVIMPLGLAILVNQKLKGIHWFRAAYYTPVVISMVVAGIAWKWLYDERGLLNQGIRLITQNPLMETLLGQFGWTGDPIVWLQNPDIALYCVMAVTVWKGLGYYMVIYLAGLQSIPQDLYEAAAIDGADGWQKHWDITIPLMKPYLMLVSVISAISAAKVFEEVYVMTPGGGVLGSTITIVANLYEQAFSEVGNGYSYACAMGLVLFLLIFGLSILNLKLGQLRG; via the coding sequence ATGTCCCTCCGTAAATTGTCTTGGTCCACTGCGGCCCCTTATCTATTTCTGGCCCCTGCCCTTTGTATTCTCAGCTTGAGTGTATTTTGGCCAGCCCTGCAAGCGTTTTACCTGAGTTTTACGCAATTTGAGACCCTGGGCCAAACTCCAGAATGGATTGGCCTCGGTAACTTTGAGCAGCTTTGGACAGATGATGTTTTTTGGCAAAGCTTGAAGAATTCGTTGATTTACCTGATGGGTGTCGTTCCTATCTTGGTGATTATGCCCTTAGGATTAGCGATCCTCGTCAATCAGAAATTGAAGGGAATCCATTGGTTTCGCGCCGCTTACTATACTCCTGTTGTGATTTCGATGGTGGTGGCGGGCATTGCTTGGAAGTGGCTATATGATGAACGCGGTTTATTGAATCAAGGAATCCGTTTGATTACCCAGAACCCGCTAATGGAAACGCTCCTGGGTCAGTTTGGCTGGACAGGTGATCCCATTGTTTGGCTGCAAAATCCTGATATTGCCCTTTACTGCGTGATGGCAGTCACGGTTTGGAAAGGGTTGGGATATTATATGGTGATTTATTTAGCGGGGTTACAATCCATTCCCCAAGATCTCTATGAGGCTGCGGCGATTGATGGTGCCGATGGTTGGCAAAAACATTGGGATATCACTATCCCCTTGATGAAGCCCTATTTAATGCTAGTTTCCGTGATTTCAGCCATCTCTGCGGCCAAGGTATTTGAGGAAGTCTATGTCATGACCCCTGGCGGTGGTGTCTTGGGGAGTACGATCACGATTGTTGCTAATCTATATGAGCAGGCTTTTTCTGAAGTTGGCAATGGCTATAGCTATGCTTGCGCTATGGGGCTAGTGTTATTCCTACTGATCTTTGGTCTATCCATTCTGAATTTAAAGCTGGGGCAGCTCCGAGGGTAA
- a CDS encoding ParB N-terminal domain-containing protein, with protein MARILDIPIQSIRRPLYRQNDPKRVEALMVSIAEIGLQNPIEVLEVEGQYYGFSGCHRFEACTRLGYQTIRCCVRRAPRSVLQRHLA; from the coding sequence ATGGCTCGCATCCTAGACATCCCCATACAATCGATTCGTCGGCCTCTCTACCGGCAAAATGATCCGAAGCGCGTGGAAGCTTTAATGGTCTCCATTGCTGAGATTGGCCTACAAAATCCGATTGAAGTTCTAGAAGTTGAAGGCCAGTATTATGGGTTCTCAGGATGTCATCGTTTTGAAGCCTGTACACGGTTGGGATATCAGACCATTCGTTGTTGTGTTCGCCGTGCCCCACGTTCAGTACTACAGCGACATTTAGCCTAA
- a CDS encoding Dps family protein, whose translation MQAPPINIGISEKDRQQIAEGLSRLLADTYTLYLKTHNFHWNVTGPMFQTLHLMFEAQYNELSLAVDAVAERIRTLGFPAPGTYKEYSQLTSIDEAEGVPAAEDMIKELVAGQEAVVRTARSVFPLADAANDEPTADLLTQRMQIHEKTAWMLRSLLN comes from the coding sequence ATGCAAGCACCTCCTATCAATATCGGTATTTCAGAAAAAGATCGTCAACAAATTGCTGAGGGATTATCCCGTCTCCTCGCCGATACTTACACCCTTTATCTCAAAACTCATAATTTCCATTGGAATGTTACGGGACCTATGTTCCAAACCCTCCACTTAATGTTTGAAGCCCAATATAACGAACTCTCACTAGCTGTAGACGCGGTTGCTGAGCGCATTAGAACCTTGGGATTCCCAGCTCCAGGCACCTACAAAGAATATAGTCAACTGACCTCTATTGACGAAGCAGAAGGGGTTCCTGCTGCTGAAGACATGATCAAAGAACTCGTCGCAGGCCAAGAGGCTGTCGTTCGCACCGCTCGCTCTGTATTTCCCCTAGCAGATGCCGCAAATGATGAACCCACAGCGGATCTGCTCACTCAGCGGATGCAGATTCATGAAAAAACAGCCTGGATGCTACGGAGTTTATTGAACTAG
- a CDS encoding alpha/beta fold hydrolase, translated as MTKDHPSHPRPLAVEIIGEGFPILCLHGHPGSGQCMGIFTHFLSQNHKTFSPDLRGYGRSQTHTAFAMGDHIQDLIHLLDQNHIQKCLILGWSLGGILAMELAIRYPERVSGLILVATAAYPRSNHPPITWKDNLLTGLAGIMNWIRPGWRWNINTLGQRSLFRYLMVQQTPQSYEYLARYAVPAFIRTSKYAQEALNQALRQGYNQEGQLQHIQCPCLVLAGAQDRHITSAASKATAELIPRSEWICYEQAAHLLPWEIPEQIEQDLQIWLKKTPKITLNSARD; from the coding sequence GTGACTAAAGACCATCCATCTCACCCTAGACCCTTAGCCGTTGAGATTATTGGGGAAGGCTTTCCCATTCTCTGTTTGCACGGCCACCCAGGCTCAGGTCAGTGTATGGGTATTTTTACCCATTTTTTATCGCAGAATCATAAAACTTTCTCTCCTGATCTGCGGGGGTATGGCCGAAGTCAAACCCATACTGCCTTTGCTATGGGGGATCATATCCAAGATTTAATCCATTTACTAGACCAAAATCATATTCAAAAATGTTTAATTCTTGGATGGTCTTTAGGTGGCATTCTGGCGATGGAATTAGCAATCCGTTATCCAGAAAGGGTCAGCGGGCTAATTCTGGTAGCGACAGCAGCCTATCCCCGCAGTAATCATCCCCCCATTACCTGGAAAGACAATCTCCTCACAGGACTCGCCGGGATCATGAACTGGATACGACCGGGTTGGCGTTGGAATATCAACACCCTAGGGCAGCGCTCCCTATTTCGCTACTTGATGGTGCAGCAAACACCACAGTCTTATGAATACTTAGCTCGCTACGCAGTTCCAGCCTTTATCCGCACTTCTAAGTACGCCCAGGAAGCACTCAATCAAGCTTTAAGGCAGGGATATAACCAAGAAGGACAACTGCAACACATTCAATGTCCTTGCCTAGTATTAGCAGGGGCTCAAGATCGCCACATTACATCAGCAGCCAGTAAAGCCACTGCTGAACTGATCCCTCGCAGTGAATGGATCTGCTACGAGCAGGCCGCTCATCTACTGCCATGGGAAATTCCTGAACAGATAGAGCAGGATCTGCAGATATGGCTAAAGAAGACTCCTAAGATCACCCTTAATTCAGCTAGGGATTGA
- the rlmB gene encoding 23S rRNA (guanosine(2251)-2'-O)-methyltransferase RlmB yields MTKARPSQNNHDKSKPRKPQRSYSSAKKPHRQSTSSRPPRKPRVLSKEPSQPEEEEKGDLIYGRHSVLSALEHQRSLNRVWIVSRLRYDPRFHSLLTQAKSQGTIIDEVDHRRLNQLTQQGNHQGIAAQVAAYEYLDVSTLIEQACAATPKPVIIAADSITDPHNLGAMIRTAEALGAQGVIIPQRRASGVTSVVAKVATGALETLAIARVINLNQGLEQLKKAGFWIYGLSTSAQQSIHTVTFTEPTVLVIGAEGPGLSVSTQHHCDQLVSIPLQGKTASLNASVATGMALYEVYRQRWVETLHLRP; encoded by the coding sequence ATGACCAAAGCGCGGCCATCCCAGAATAATCATGACAAAAGTAAGCCGCGCAAACCTCAGCGCTCTTATTCTTCGGCCAAAAAGCCACACCGTCAATCCACGTCCTCAAGGCCGCCCCGGAAGCCTAGAGTTCTGTCTAAGGAGCCTTCCCAGCCTGAAGAAGAGGAGAAGGGAGATTTAATTTATGGGCGTCATTCAGTTCTATCAGCTCTAGAACATCAACGCTCTCTAAACCGGGTATGGATTGTATCCCGCCTGCGTTACGATCCCCGATTTCATAGCCTCCTCACCCAAGCCAAATCCCAAGGAACCATTATTGATGAGGTGGATCATCGTCGGCTCAATCAACTCACACAGCAAGGGAACCACCAAGGGATCGCGGCCCAAGTGGCTGCCTATGAGTATTTAGATGTATCCACATTGATAGAGCAAGCCTGCGCTGCTACTCCTAAACCCGTCATCATTGCGGCGGATAGTATTACTGATCCCCATAATCTAGGGGCTATGATTCGGACGGCTGAGGCTTTAGGGGCACAGGGGGTGATTATTCCCCAAAGGAGAGCCTCGGGGGTCACCTCAGTTGTTGCAAAAGTCGCTACCGGTGCCCTGGAAACTCTGGCGATTGCTCGGGTCATCAACCTCAATCAGGGACTTGAGCAACTTAAAAAAGCTGGATTTTGGATCTATGGGTTGAGTACCTCAGCGCAGCAGTCTATTCATACAGTGACTTTTACAGAGCCAACCGTATTAGTGATTGGTGCTGAAGGTCCAGGGTTGAGTGTTTCCACTCAGCACCATTGCGACCAATTGGTTTCGATCCCATTACAGGGTAAAACAGCCAGCTTGAATGCGTCTGTGGCAACGGGTATGGCCCTCTATGAGGTCTATCGCCAACGTTGGGTAGAAACCCTCCATTTGCGTCCTTGA
- a CDS encoding rod shape-determining protein, whose translation MGIDLGTANTLAYVSGKGIVLQEPSVVAVDQVTKQTLAVGADAKMMLGRTPGNVVAIRPLRDGVIADFEKAELMLQHFIRRVHGGKSLVSPRVVVGIPSGVTGVERRAVMEAASQAGAREVHLLDEPVAAAIGAGMPVDEPTGNMIIDIGGGTTEVAVMSLQGSVISESVRVAGDELTESIAQYMKKVHNLVIGERTAEDIKIRIGSAYPTNDNDDANMEVRGLHLLSGLPRTVLVKGPEIRESMTEPLSSIVEAVKRTLERMPPELAADIVDRGIMLAGGGALLKGLDKLISHETGIVVHIASDPLCCVVMGTGLVLENFQQFSRVFSNPTTVL comes from the coding sequence ATTGGCATTGACCTTGGTACAGCAAACACTCTGGCTTATGTATCAGGTAAAGGGATCGTACTGCAAGAACCTTCGGTTGTTGCGGTGGATCAAGTCACTAAGCAAACCCTAGCTGTAGGGGCCGATGCCAAAATGATGTTAGGCCGTACCCCTGGCAACGTTGTAGCGATTCGACCTTTGCGAGATGGTGTGATTGCAGACTTTGAGAAAGCTGAACTGATGCTGCAGCATTTTATCCGCCGGGTTCATGGGGGTAAAAGCTTAGTGTCTCCTCGCGTGGTCGTGGGTATCCCCAGTGGGGTAACGGGAGTAGAGCGACGGGCTGTGATGGAGGCCGCCAGCCAAGCGGGTGCCCGGGAAGTTCACCTACTTGATGAGCCTGTGGCCGCAGCCATTGGGGCAGGAATGCCTGTTGATGAGCCCACTGGAAACATGATCATCGATATCGGAGGTGGTACCACTGAAGTTGCGGTGATGAGTTTACAAGGGAGTGTGATCAGTGAATCGGTTCGGGTTGCGGGTGACGAACTCACCGAGTCGATTGCTCAGTACATGAAGAAAGTCCACAACCTAGTCATTGGTGAACGGACTGCAGAAGATATCAAAATACGAATTGGTTCGGCCTATCCCACCAACGATAATGATGATGCCAATATGGAGGTCAGAGGACTACACCTCCTGTCTGGACTACCTCGAACGGTGCTAGTCAAGGGACCCGAGATTCGCGAGAGCATGACTGAGCCCCTCTCTTCAATTGTGGAAGCAGTCAAGCGTACCTTAGAGCGAATGCCCCCGGAATTAGCGGCAGATATTGTAGACCGCGGCATTATGTTGGCGGGCGGCGGCGCCTTACTGAAAGGCTTAGATAAGCTGATTAGCCATGAAACTGGGATTGTTGTCCATATTGCATCAGATCCGCTCTGTTGTGTTGTGATGGGAACTGGGCTGGTTTTGGAGAACTTTCAGCAATTTTCTCGCGTATTTTCTAACCCAACGACTGTTCTTTAG
- a CDS encoding FHA domain-containing protein encodes MNRLCPHCFYQNEPGKQSSCARCQQDLTNVPCCQNCGATQLGFARYCYHCGLRLLPANLIDTNSFAYLKHAKNRSTAVDLGLEVELVEQFDPQATQFQQESLRLLHVQSGTLLALPARANPILIGKAGAGRCPHIDVLDFPNSEVVSRQQASLHVVRKQCAIADLDSTNGTYINAVPLPAGHHQLLQFGDRINFGPADKFTLLFIRELPINLKHLQTLSGGDGEFEHEILETYGQRAQQSLEQMKAALVQQDQDQLVSTAEDLTLASYNVGAQVVHLLASQFQTPRQDNAANFDRQLLKVIEEALQKVRFFTKVYY; translated from the coding sequence ATGAACCGGCTCTGTCCCCATTGTTTTTATCAAAATGAGCCTGGGAAGCAGAGTAGCTGTGCCCGATGTCAGCAGGACTTAACCAATGTCCCCTGCTGTCAAAATTGTGGCGCGACCCAGCTCGGATTTGCGCGATATTGCTATCACTGTGGCCTTAGACTTTTGCCTGCGAACCTCATTGATACCAACAGTTTTGCCTATCTAAAGCATGCCAAAAATAGGTCAACAGCCGTTGATCTAGGTCTTGAAGTCGAGCTAGTCGAACAATTTGATCCTCAGGCAACCCAATTTCAGCAGGAGTCTCTTCGCCTCCTGCATGTTCAATCTGGGACCCTATTGGCCTTACCTGCTAGAGCTAATCCTATTTTGATTGGGAAGGCCGGGGCAGGACGTTGCCCCCATATTGACGTACTCGATTTTCCCAATTCTGAAGTGGTTTCTCGCCAGCAAGCTAGCTTACATGTCGTGCGGAAACAATGTGCGATCGCAGATTTAGACAGCACCAACGGCACCTATATCAATGCCGTCCCCTTACCCGCCGGTCATCACCAACTCCTGCAATTCGGTGATCGGATCAACTTTGGTCCAGCTGATAAATTCACCTTGCTCTTTATTCGAGAATTACCCATCAACCTAAAACATTTACAGACCCTTTCAGGTGGGGATGGAGAATTTGAGCATGAGATTTTAGAAACCTATGGGCAACGTGCTCAGCAAAGTTTAGAACAAATGAAGGCTGCCTTAGTGCAGCAGGATCAAGACCAATTGGTCTCTACAGCTGAAGACTTGACCCTTGCTAGCTATAATGTCGGCGCTCAAGTTGTTCATTTACTCGCCTCTCAATTTCAAACACCCCGTCAAGACAATGCTGCCAATTTTGATCGTCAACTCTTAAAGGTGATTGAAGAGGCGCTCCAGAAAGTGCGATTCTTTACTAAGGTTTACTATTAG
- a CDS encoding STAS domain-containing protein — translation MPEQLTLTVSLRGTRDIREKYQLFRLTGLLDAFSEPVFRKVMTKCLDESPFHVILDLSKIDFIDSSGLGVLVQLAKKAQTAGGSFQIVSNPRVTQTVKLVRLESFLSLQPNVDTAIANAEK, via the coding sequence ATTCCTGAACAGCTAACCCTGACCGTAAGCTTACGAGGCACGCGAGATATCAGGGAGAAATACCAGCTTTTTCGCCTTACGGGCTTACTAGATGCGTTCTCCGAGCCTGTCTTTCGCAAGGTCATGACCAAGTGTCTAGACGAAAGCCCCTTTCACGTCATTTTGGACCTTTCCAAAATTGACTTTATTGATAGTTCAGGATTGGGAGTGCTCGTGCAGTTGGCTAAAAAAGCGCAAACTGCAGGGGGATCATTCCAAATTGTCTCTAATCCCAGAGTGACCCAAACGGTCAAGCTGGTTCGATTGGAAAGTTTTCTGTCGTTGCAACCCAACGTTGATACTGCGATCGCAAATGCTGAAAAATAA
- the carA gene encoding glutamine-hydrolyzing carbamoyl-phosphate synthase small subunit, translating to MLNVDSQAALLVLADGSSYRGWSFGAPGTAVGEVVFNTGMTGYQEVLTDPSYCGQLVTFTYPELGNTGVNIEDEESDRPQVRGAIARNLCHQPSNWRSTQPLSNYLQQHHIPGIYGIDTRALTRKIRSTGAMNGAISTEILDPKALLEKVLLAPSMEGLNLAERVTTQAAYEWIDPTPAAWEFSESTPPVDSTQPPLTVVALDFGIKRNILRRLASYGCRIIVVPAHTSAAEILSHKPDGIFLSNGPGDPAAVSVGIETAKSLLAEQKPMFGICLGHQLLGLSLGVDTFKLKFGHRGLNQPAGLQQQVEITSQNHGFALSAESMAQAEVEVTHLNLNDQTIAGLKHQSLPIFSVQYHPEASPGPHDADYLFARFVQSMLEHRSAS from the coding sequence ATGCTCAATGTTGATTCCCAAGCCGCACTTCTGGTTCTAGCTGATGGCAGTTCATATCGTGGGTGGTCCTTTGGTGCACCTGGCACTGCAGTGGGGGAAGTGGTTTTTAATACCGGCATGACAGGCTATCAAGAAGTCCTCACTGATCCCAGCTATTGTGGACAGCTCGTCACCTTTACTTATCCTGAACTCGGTAACACAGGCGTCAATATAGAAGACGAAGAATCAGACCGTCCTCAAGTCAGAGGGGCCATTGCTCGAAACCTTTGTCACCAGCCCAGCAATTGGCGATCCACCCAACCCCTATCCAACTATCTACAACAACACCACATCCCTGGCATTTATGGGATTGACACGCGAGCGCTGACTCGAAAAATCCGTTCTACAGGTGCCATGAATGGAGCAATCTCCACCGAAATCCTAGACCCGAAAGCTTTATTAGAAAAAGTGTTGCTAGCTCCCTCCATGGAAGGGTTGAATTTGGCAGAGCGGGTCACCACCCAAGCCGCTTACGAATGGATAGACCCAACCCCTGCAGCTTGGGAATTTAGCGAATCCACTCCCCCTGTAGACTCAACTCAACCTCCTCTGACTGTCGTAGCCCTCGATTTTGGGATCAAGCGGAATATCCTGCGACGCTTAGCGAGCTATGGATGTCGAATCATTGTGGTTCCGGCTCATACCTCTGCTGCTGAGATTCTCAGTCATAAGCCTGATGGTATTTTCTTGTCCAATGGCCCCGGGGATCCAGCCGCTGTATCTGTGGGAATTGAAACGGCAAAATCTCTGCTTGCAGAACAGAAACCTATGTTTGGCATCTGCTTGGGGCACCAGTTATTGGGATTATCCCTGGGTGTCGATACGTTTAAACTCAAATTTGGCCATCGAGGGCTTAATCAACCTGCAGGGCTACAACAACAGGTTGAAATCACTAGTCAGAACCATGGTTTTGCCTTAAGTGCTGAATCCATGGCACAGGCCGAGGTGGAAGTAACACATTTAAATCTCAACGACCAAACGATCGCTGGTCTGAAACATCAATCATTACCTATCTTTTCCGTGCAATATCACCCCGAAGCCAGTCCTGGACCCCATGATGCAGATTATTTGTTTGCACGCTTTGTGCAGTCCATGCTTGAGCATCGATCTGCGAGCTAA
- a CDS encoding phosphoribosyltransferase yields the protein MADLYVSWSEYHQQIEQLAAQIYRSGWSFNQIICLARGGLRVGDLLSRIYQQPLAILATASYGGAQGQDRHQLTVGQEITMTTENLGNRILLVDDLVDSGITLEQTLIWLQQRYGSGIEDLQTAVLWYKACSRIKPHFYVDYLPENPWIHQPFESYEKTDIEALSQTYAAIDLSAPRASCN from the coding sequence ATGGCAGATCTCTACGTTTCTTGGTCAGAGTATCATCAGCAAATTGAACAACTGGCAGCCCAGATTTATCGTTCAGGCTGGTCATTTAATCAAATTATCTGTTTGGCACGGGGCGGTTTACGGGTGGGAGATCTGCTCTCTCGCATTTATCAACAGCCTTTAGCCATATTAGCCACCGCTTCCTATGGTGGAGCCCAGGGGCAAGATCGTCATCAACTTACCGTCGGCCAAGAGATCACAATGACGACAGAAAACTTGGGCAACCGAATTTTGCTCGTTGATGACTTAGTAGATTCCGGTATCACCCTTGAACAAACTTTAATTTGGCTCCAACAGCGGTATGGCTCTGGAATTGAAGACCTGCAAACGGCTGTGTTGTGGTACAAAGCTTGCTCTAGAATCAAGCCTCACTTTTATGTGGATTATTTACCAGAGAATCCTTGGATCCATCAGCCGTTTGAAAGCTATGAGAAGACTGATATAGAAGCATTAAGCCAGACCTACGCTGCGATAGATTTATCGGCACCCAGGGCATCCTGTAATTAG